The proteins below are encoded in one region of Citrobacter enshiensis:
- the priA gene encoding primosomal protein N', which produces MPVAHVALPVPLPRTFDYLLPQGISAKAGCRVRVPFGKQQKRVGIVVSVSDQSELPLNELKAVIEVLDVEPVFSTSVWRLLLWAADYYHHPVGDVLFHALPVLLRQGRPASNAPMWYWFATEEGQAVDLNSLKRSPKQQQALAALRQGKIWRDRVAELEFNDAALQALRKKGLSDLASETPAFTDWRTHYAVSGERLRLNTEQATAVGAIHSASDCFSAWLLAGVTGSGKTEVYLSVLENVLAQGKQALVMVPEIGLTPQTIARFRERFNAPVEVLHSGLNDSERLSAWLKAKNGEAAIVIGTRSSLFTPFKNLGVIVIDEEHDSSYKQQEGWRYHARDLAVYRAHSEQIPIILGSATPALETLCNVRQKKYRMLRLTRRAGNARPAMQHVLDLKGQKVQAGLAPALITRMRQHLQADNQVILFLNRRGFAPALLCHDCGWTAECPRCDHYYTLHQAQHHLRCHHCDSQRPVPRQCPSCGSTHMVPVGLGTEQLEQALTPFFPGVPISRIDRDTTSRKGALEQHLAEVHRGGARILIGTQMLAKGHHFPDVTLVALLDVDGALFSADFRSAERFAQLYTQVAGRAGRAGKQGEVVLQTHHPEHPLLQTLLHKGYDAFAEQALAERQTLQLPPWTSHVIVRAEDHNNQQAPLFLQQLRNLIQASPLADDKLWVLGPVPALAPKRGGRYRWQILLQHPSRIRLQHIVSGTMALINTLPDSRKVKWVLDVDPIEG; this is translated from the coding sequence ATGCCCGTTGCGCACGTTGCCTTGCCCGTTCCGCTTCCCCGTACCTTTGACTATCTCTTGCCGCAGGGCATCAGCGCCAAAGCCGGGTGTCGTGTGCGCGTGCCGTTTGGTAAACAGCAGAAACGCGTTGGGATTGTTGTCTCCGTCAGTGATCAAAGCGAATTACCGCTGAATGAGCTAAAAGCGGTGATCGAGGTGCTGGACGTCGAACCGGTTTTTTCGACCTCGGTCTGGCGTTTACTGCTGTGGGCTGCGGATTATTATCATCATCCTGTCGGCGATGTGCTGTTTCATGCCCTGCCTGTTTTGTTGCGCCAGGGGAGACCCGCCAGCAACGCCCCAATGTGGTACTGGTTTGCCACAGAAGAGGGACAGGCTGTCGACCTCAATAGCCTGAAACGCTCGCCAAAACAACAGCAGGCGCTGGCCGCGCTACGCCAGGGAAAAATCTGGCGTGATCGGGTAGCGGAACTCGAATTTAATGATGCGGCACTGCAGGCGCTACGTAAAAAAGGGCTGAGCGACCTGGCGAGCGAGACGCCCGCCTTCACCGACTGGCGCACGCACTATGCCGTCTCGGGTGAACGCCTACGGTTGAACACAGAGCAAGCCACAGCGGTTGGCGCAATTCACAGCGCATCAGACTGTTTCTCGGCCTGGCTGCTGGCCGGTGTCACGGGATCTGGCAAAACGGAAGTGTATCTCAGCGTACTGGAAAACGTGCTTGCCCAGGGAAAACAAGCGCTGGTGATGGTGCCGGAGATCGGCCTGACCCCACAAACGATTGCCCGTTTTCGCGAGCGTTTTAATGCGCCTGTCGAGGTGTTGCACTCCGGCCTGAATGACAGCGAACGTCTCTCGGCATGGCTGAAGGCTAAAAATGGCGAAGCGGCGATTGTTATCGGCACCCGCTCATCGCTGTTTACGCCGTTTAAAAATCTCGGCGTCATCGTCATTGATGAAGAACACGACAGCTCCTACAAGCAACAAGAAGGCTGGCGCTATCATGCCCGCGACCTCGCTGTTTATCGCGCCCACAGCGAGCAGATCCCCATCATTCTCGGCTCCGCCACACCGGCGCTGGAAACGCTCTGCAATGTGCGGCAGAAAAAGTACCGCATGCTGCGCCTGACCCGTCGGGCAGGCAATGCCCGTCCCGCCATGCAGCATGTGCTCGACTTGAAAGGCCAGAAGGTGCAAGCCGGACTGGCTCCCGCGTTAATCACGCGTATGCGCCAGCATCTGCAGGCCGATAATCAGGTCATTCTGTTCCTTAACCGTCGGGGGTTTGCCCCCGCGCTGTTGTGTCACGACTGCGGCTGGACCGCAGAATGTCCGCGCTGCGATCACTACTACACGCTGCATCAGGCACAACACCATTTACGCTGTCACCACTGCGACAGCCAGCGCCCGGTGCCGCGCCAGTGTCCTTCCTGCGGCTCCACGCACATGGTGCCGGTCGGATTAGGCACTGAGCAACTTGAACAAGCGCTGACGCCCTTCTTCCCGGGTGTACCGATTTCTCGTATCGATCGCGACACCACCAGCCGTAAAGGGGCGCTGGAGCAGCATCTGGCGGAAGTACATCGCGGCGGCGCCCGCATTTTGATCGGCACGCAAATGCTGGCCAAAGGCCACCATTTCCCGGACGTCACCCTGGTGGCGCTACTGGACGTTGACGGCGCGCTGTTCTCCGCGGATTTCCGCTCGGCAGAACGCTTTGCCCAGCTCTATACCCAGGTTGCCGGGCGTGCCGGGCGCGCGGGTAAACAGGGTGAAGTCGTGCTGCAGACACATCATCCGGAACACCCACTGCTGCAAACCCTGCTGCACAAAGGTTATGACGCATTTGCAGAGCAAGCGCTGGCAGAACGGCAAACGCTCCAGCTTCCTCCCTGGACCAGCCACGTTATTGTGCGGGCGGAAGATCATAACAATCAGCAGGCGCCGCTATTCCTGCAGCAGCTGCGCAACCTGATCCAGGCCAGCCCGCTGGCGGATGACAAACTCTGGGTTTTGGGGCCGGTTCCCGCCCTGGCGCCCAAACGCGGCGGCCGCTATCGCTGGCAAATTTTACTCCAGCATCCGTCCCGGATACGGCTGCAACATATCGTCAGCGGCACGATGGCGCTGATCAATACGCTGCCCGATTCACGCAAGGTCAAATGGGTACTGGATGTCGATCCTATTGAGGGATAA
- the cytR gene encoding DNA-binding transcriptional regulator CytR, whose amino-acid sequence MKPKNQVAAATMKDVALKAKVSTATVSRALMNPDKVSQSTRSRVEQAAMEVGYLPQSMGRNVKRNESRTILVIVPDICDPFFSEIIRGIEVTAAKQGYLVLIGDCAHQNQQEKTFINLIITKQIDGMLLLGSRLPFDASIEEQRNLPPMVMANEFAPELELPTVHIDNLTAAFDAVNYLHEQGHQRIGCIAGPEEMPLCHYRLQGYVQALRRSGITVDPHYIARGDFTYEAGANALQQLLELPQPPTAVFCHSDVMALGALSWAKRRGLKIPDDLSIIGFDNIALAEFCDPPLTTVAQPRFEIGREAMLLLLDQLQGQNVSSGSRLLDCELIIRGSTRALT is encoded by the coding sequence GTGAAACCGAAGAATCAGGTTGCTGCCGCTACAATGAAAGATGTTGCTCTAAAGGCGAAAGTCTCAACAGCAACCGTGTCCCGCGCGTTAATGAACCCCGATAAAGTCTCCCAGTCGACCCGTAGTCGGGTTGAACAGGCAGCCATGGAGGTGGGGTATTTACCGCAATCGATGGGGCGAAACGTTAAACGCAATGAATCACGCACTATCCTGGTGATAGTTCCGGATATTTGCGATCCGTTTTTCAGTGAAATTATCCGTGGCATCGAAGTGACCGCGGCAAAGCAAGGCTATCTGGTGTTGATCGGCGATTGCGCCCACCAGAATCAGCAAGAGAAAACGTTTATCAATCTGATCATCACCAAACAGATTGACGGCATGCTGTTGCTCGGTTCACGTCTCCCCTTTGACGCCAGTATCGAAGAACAGCGCAATCTGCCGCCCATGGTGATGGCGAACGAATTTGCACCCGAACTGGAGTTGCCAACCGTTCACATCGATAACCTGACCGCCGCCTTTGATGCAGTGAATTATCTGCATGAACAAGGGCATCAGCGTATTGGATGTATCGCCGGACCCGAAGAGATGCCGCTTTGCCACTACCGTTTACAAGGCTATGTCCAGGCATTGCGCCGTAGCGGTATTACGGTTGATCCGCATTATATCGCTCGCGGTGATTTCACCTATGAGGCGGGGGCAAACGCGCTTCAACAACTGCTCGAACTGCCGCAACCGCCTACGGCCGTGTTCTGCCATAGCGATGTTATGGCGCTCGGGGCGCTTTCCTGGGCCAAGCGCCGTGGTCTGAAAATCCCCGACGACCTGTCCATTATTGGTTTCGATAACATTGCGCTGGCGGAATTTTGTGATCCACCCCTGACTACCGTTGCACAGCCACGCTTTGAAATTGGACGAGAAGCTATGCTGTTATTGCTCGATCAACTGCAAGGACAGAATGTCAGCAGTGGTTCACGTTTACTGGACTGCGAGCTTATTATTCGGGGTTCAACACGCGCTTTAACTTAA
- the ftsN gene encoding cell division protein FtsN produces the protein MAQRDYVRRGQPAPSRRKKSTSRKKQRNMPAVSPAMVAIAAAVLVAFIGGLYFITHHKKEESETLQGQKVAGNGLPPKPEERWRYIKELESRQPGVRAPTEPSAGGEVMNPNQLTNEQRQLLAQMQADMRQQPTQLNEVPWNEQTPEQRQQTLQRQRLAQQQVQQQQWTNTQQVQQPRTQPRVTEQPYQQPQQQTRTAQTAPVQQPRQTQQPKQTAAAQPYQDLLQTPAHTTAAQPKTQQAAPIARAAEAPKPTTEKKDERRWMVQCGSFKGAEQAETVRAQLAFEGFDSRITTNNGWNRVVIGPVKGKENADSTINRLKMAGHTNCIRLATGG, from the coding sequence GTGGCACAACGAGATTATGTACGTCGCGGCCAACCGGCACCTTCGCGGCGCAAAAAGAGCACCTCACGGAAAAAGCAACGCAACATGCCTGCGGTCTCACCAGCAATGGTCGCGATTGCAGCCGCCGTCCTTGTGGCCTTTATCGGTGGTCTGTACTTCATTACTCATCACAAGAAAGAAGAGTCCGAAACACTGCAGGGCCAGAAGGTCGCCGGTAATGGATTGCCGCCAAAACCGGAAGAGCGCTGGCGCTACATCAAAGAGCTGGAAAGTCGCCAGCCTGGCGTACGTGCGCCTACCGAACCCTCTGCGGGCGGCGAAGTCATGAACCCGAACCAGCTCACCAATGAACAACGCCAGTTACTGGCGCAGATGCAGGCGGATATGCGCCAGCAGCCGACACAGCTGAACGAAGTGCCGTGGAACGAGCAGACGCCTGAACAGCGCCAGCAAACGTTGCAGCGCCAGCGTCTGGCCCAGCAACAAGTGCAACAACAACAGTGGACCAATACCCAGCAGGTTCAACAGCCGCGTACGCAACCTCGTGTGACTGAGCAGCCTTATCAGCAGCCGCAGCAGCAAACACGCACAGCGCAGACCGCCCCTGTACAGCAGCCTCGTCAGACGCAGCAACCCAAACAGACTGCGGCCGCACAGCCTTATCAGGATCTGCTGCAAACACCGGCGCACACCACCGCTGCACAGCCGAAAACGCAGCAGGCCGCACCGATTGCGCGAGCAGCGGAAGCGCCGAAGCCAACGACAGAGAAGAAAGATGAGCGCCGCTGGATGGTGCAGTGCGGTTCGTTTAAAGGCGCAGAGCAGGCAGAAACCGTACGTGCACAGCTGGCCTTTGAAGGTTTTGATTCCCGAATTACCACCAATAACGGCTGGAATCGCGTGGTTATCGGCCCTGTGAAAGGGAAAGAAAATGCCGACAGCACCATCAACCGCCTGAAGATGGCGGGTCACACAAACTGCATTCGACTCGCTACTGGGGGTTGA
- the hslV gene encoding ATP-dependent protease subunit HslV — translation MTTIVSVRRNGHVVIAGDGQATLGNTVMKGNVKKVRRLYNDKVIAGFAGGTADAFTLFELFERKLEMHQGHLVKAAVELAKDWRTDRMLRKLEALLAVADENASLIITGNGDVVQPENDLIAIGSGGPYAQAAARALLENTELGAREIAEKALDIAGDICIYTNHFHTIEELPSKA, via the coding sequence GTGACAACAATAGTAAGCGTACGCCGTAATGGCCATGTAGTCATCGCCGGTGATGGTCAGGCCACACTGGGTAATACCGTAATGAAAGGCAACGTGAAAAAAGTCCGCCGCCTGTACAACGACAAAGTCATTGCGGGCTTTGCGGGCGGCACTGCGGATGCCTTCACACTGTTTGAATTGTTTGAGCGCAAATTAGAAATGCATCAGGGCCACCTGGTCAAAGCCGCCGTGGAGCTGGCGAAAGACTGGCGTACCGATCGCATGCTGCGCAAACTCGAAGCGCTGCTGGCGGTAGCGGATGAAAACGCCTCCCTTATCATCACCGGTAACGGTGACGTCGTGCAGCCCGAAAACGATCTGATTGCCATCGGCTCAGGCGGCCCGTACGCCCAGGCGGCAGCACGCGCTCTGCTGGAAAACACCGAGCTCGGCGCGCGTGAAATCGCTGAAAAGGCGTTGGATATTGCAGGTGATATCTGCATCTATACCAACCACTTCCATACCATCGAAGAATTACCGTCTAAAGCGTAA
- the hslU gene encoding HslU--HslV peptidase ATPase subunit, producing MSEMTPREIVSELNKHIIGQDAAKRSVAIALRNRWRRMQLNEELRHEVTPKNILMIGPTGVGKTEIARRLAKLANAPFIKVEATKFTEVGYVGKEVDSIIRDLTDSAIKMVRVQSIEKNRFRAEEMAEERILDVLIPPAKNNWGQAEQQSEPSAARQAFRKKLREGQLDDKEIEIDLAAAPMGVEIMAPPGMEEMTSQLQSMFQNLGGQKQKPRKLKIKDAMKLLIEEEAAKLVNPEELKQDAIDAVEQHGIVFIDEIDKICKRGESSGPDVSREGVQRDLLPLVEGCTVSTKHGMVKTDHILFIASGAFQVAKPSDLIPELQGRLPIRVELQALTTSDFERILTEPNASITVQYKALMATEGVNIEFTEDGIKRIAQAAWQVNETTENIGARRLHTVLERLVEDISYEASDLNGQSITIDADYVSKHLDALVADEDLSRFIL from the coding sequence ATGTCTGAAATGACCCCACGCGAAATCGTCAGCGAACTGAACAAGCACATTATTGGCCAGGACGCAGCGAAACGCTCCGTTGCTATCGCCTTACGTAATCGCTGGCGCCGCATGCAGCTCAACGAAGAGCTGCGCCATGAAGTGACCCCGAAAAATATTCTGATGATAGGCCCAACCGGCGTCGGTAAAACCGAAATCGCCCGTCGTCTGGCAAAACTGGCCAATGCGCCGTTCATCAAAGTTGAAGCGACCAAGTTCACCGAAGTGGGCTATGTCGGCAAAGAAGTTGATTCTATCATCCGCGATCTGACGGATTCAGCCATCAAAATGGTTCGCGTCCAGTCTATCGAGAAAAACCGCTTCCGCGCGGAAGAGATGGCGGAAGAGCGTATTCTTGATGTGCTGATCCCACCGGCGAAAAATAACTGGGGCCAGGCTGAACAACAGTCTGAACCGTCTGCTGCACGCCAGGCATTCCGCAAAAAACTGCGTGAAGGTCAGCTCGATGATAAAGAAATCGAGATCGATCTCGCCGCAGCACCGATGGGCGTTGAAATTATGGCGCCTCCGGGAATGGAAGAGATGACCAGCCAGTTGCAGTCTATGTTCCAGAACCTGGGCGGCCAGAAACAAAAACCGCGCAAACTGAAAATCAAAGATGCAATGAAGCTGTTGATTGAAGAAGAAGCAGCGAAACTGGTCAATCCGGAAGAGCTGAAACAGGACGCAATCGACGCGGTCGAGCAGCACGGTATCGTGTTTATCGACGAAATCGACAAAATCTGTAAGCGCGGCGAATCCTCCGGCCCGGATGTCTCTCGTGAAGGCGTACAGCGCGACCTGCTGCCGCTGGTTGAAGGCTGCACCGTCTCCACCAAACACGGTATGGTCAAAACTGACCACATTCTGTTTATCGCTTCCGGCGCATTCCAGGTGGCAAAACCATCTGACCTGATCCCTGAGTTACAGGGTCGTCTGCCGATTCGCGTTGAGCTGCAGGCGCTGACCACCAGCGACTTTGAGCGTATTTTGACTGAACCTAACGCTTCTATTACCGTCCAGTACAAAGCGTTGATGGCGACCGAAGGTGTGAACATTGAGTTCACCGAAGACGGTATCAAACGTATCGCTCAGGCAGCATGGCAGGTGAACGAAACCACCGAGAACATCGGTGCGCGTCGTCTGCACACCGTGCTGGAACGTCTGGTGGAAGATATCTCTTATGAAGCCAGCGATCTGAACGGTCAAAGCATAACAATTGATGCGGATTATGTGAGCAAACATCTGGATGCGCTGGTCGCAGATGAAGATCTGAGCCGTTTTATCCTATAA
- the menA gene encoding 1,4-dihydroxy-2-naphthoate polyprenyltransferase: MTEQQQISRSQAWLESLRPKTLPLAFAAIIVGTALAWWKGFFDPLVALLALITAGLLQILSNLANDYGDAVKGSDKPDRIGPLRGMQKGVITQQEMKRALIVTVALICLSGLALVFVACNTLTDFVGFLVLGGLSIIAAITYTVGNRPYGYIGLGDISVLVFFGWLSVMGSWYLQAHSLIPELILPATACGLLATAVLNINNLRDINSDKENGKNTLVVRLGAVNARRYHACLLMGTLVCLALFNLLSLHSLWGWLFILAAPLLIKQARYVMREMEPTAMRPMLERTVKAALLTNLLFVVGIFLSQWPV, translated from the coding sequence ATGACTGAACAACAACAAATTAGCCGCTCACAGGCCTGGCTGGAAAGTTTACGACCCAAGACCCTACCGCTCGCCTTCGCGGCGATCATCGTCGGTACGGCCCTGGCATGGTGGAAAGGATTCTTCGACCCGCTGGTTGCTCTGTTGGCATTGATTACTGCAGGGCTGCTGCAGATCCTGTCAAACCTCGCTAACGACTATGGCGATGCCGTCAAAGGCAGCGACAAACCTGACCGCATTGGCCCACTGCGTGGAATGCAAAAAGGGGTTATCACTCAGCAGGAGATGAAGCGGGCGTTGATCGTCACCGTCGCGCTCATTTGCCTGTCCGGTCTCGCGCTGGTCTTCGTGGCATGCAACACGCTGACAGATTTTGTCGGTTTCCTGGTGCTGGGCGGCCTGTCGATTATCGCGGCCATCACCTACACCGTAGGTAACCGCCCGTATGGTTACATCGGTCTGGGCGATATTTCCGTACTGGTGTTCTTTGGCTGGCTGAGCGTCATGGGTAGCTGGTATTTGCAGGCACACTCGCTGATTCCTGAACTCATTCTACCGGCAACCGCCTGTGGTCTGTTGGCAACGGCGGTGCTCAATATCAATAACCTGCGTGACATCAACAGTGACAAGGAAAACGGTAAAAACACGCTGGTTGTGCGTTTAGGCGCGGTCAACGCCCGTCGCTATCACGCCTGCCTGCTGATGGGGACGCTGGTCTGCCTGGCGTTGTTTAACCTGCTCTCTTTGCACAGCCTGTGGGGATGGTTGTTTATTCTGGCGGCGCCGCTTCTCATCAAACAGGCGCGGTATGTGATGCGCGAAATGGAACCGACGGCAATGCGCCCAATGCTGGAACGAACGGTCAAAGCCGCGCTATTAACTAACCTACTGTTTGTGGTTGGCATTTTCTTAAGTCAGTGGCCCGTTTAA
- the rraA gene encoding ribonuclease E activity regulator RraA, whose protein sequence is MKYDTSELCDIYQEDVNVVEPLFSNFGGRSSFGGQIITVKCFEDNGLLYDLLEQNGRGRILLVDGGGSVRRALVDAELARLAVQNEWEGLVIYGAVRQVDDLEELDIGIQAIAAIPVGAAGEGIGESDVRVNFGGVTFFSGDHLYADNTGIILSEDPLDIE, encoded by the coding sequence ATGAAATACGATACTTCCGAGCTTTGTGACATCTACCAGGAAGATGTCAACGTCGTGGAACCGCTGTTCTCTAACTTTGGAGGACGGTCGTCGTTTGGCGGACAAATCATTACGGTAAAATGTTTCGAGGACAACGGGTTGCTGTATGATCTGCTCGAACAAAATGGCCGTGGACGCATCCTGCTGGTCGATGGCGGTGGTTCTGTCCGTCGTGCGCTGGTCGACGCCGAACTGGCGCGTCTGGCTGTACAGAATGAATGGGAAGGTCTGGTCATCTACGGCGCAGTGCGTCAGGTAGACGATCTGGAAGAGCTGGACATTGGTATTCAGGCGATTGCCGCCATTCCGGTGGGTGCCGCAGGTGAAGGCATTGGGGAAAGCGATGTGCGCGTCAATTTTGGCGGCGTGACGTTCTTTTCCGGCGACCATCTGTATGCCGACAATACCGGGATAATCCTTTCCGAAGACCCCCTCGATATCGAGTAA
- a CDS encoding SDR family NAD(P)-dependent oxidoreductase — MHIDLTGKKALVTGASRGLGRAIALSLAKAGADVVITYEKSAEKAQAVANEITALGRHGEAIQANSANAQAIQNAVNHTIQSLGGLDILVNNAGIARGGPLESLSLEDIDALINVNIRGVVVAIQAALPHLPEGGRIINIGSCLANRVAQPGIAVYAMTKSALNSLTRGLARDLGPRGITVNLVHPGPTDSDMNPADGEQADSQRQLIATGHYGTPEDVAAAVTFLASPAAGQISGTGLDVDGGLNA, encoded by the coding sequence ATGCATATCGATCTGACAGGTAAAAAAGCGCTGGTCACCGGAGCCAGTCGTGGATTAGGGCGCGCTATTGCACTGTCGCTGGCGAAAGCCGGTGCTGATGTTGTTATAACCTATGAAAAATCTGCGGAGAAAGCCCAGGCCGTTGCCAATGAAATTACAGCACTCGGCCGCCATGGCGAGGCTATTCAGGCAAACAGTGCAAACGCTCAGGCTATTCAGAACGCCGTAAATCACACGATACAGTCACTAGGAGGATTAGATATTCTGGTCAACAACGCAGGGATCGCACGCGGTGGCCCGCTGGAGTCGCTGTCACTGGAAGACATCGACGCGTTGATTAACGTGAATATCCGTGGCGTGGTGGTAGCCATACAGGCCGCGTTGCCACATCTCCCTGAAGGTGGGCGAATTATCAATATTGGCAGTTGCCTTGCCAACCGTGTCGCCCAGCCGGGGATTGCTGTCTACGCGATGACTAAATCAGCGCTCAACTCGCTAACCCGTGGCCTGGCTCGTGATCTCGGCCCACGGGGTATTACCGTCAACCTTGTCCATCCCGGCCCAACAGATAGTGATATGAACCCAGCAGATGGCGAACAGGCGGACTCCCAACGACAACTTATTGCGACAGGGCATTACGGTACACCGGAGGATGTTGCAGCGGCGGTGACGTTTCTGGCAAGCCCAGCGGCTGGGCAGATTTCCGGCACTGGTCTGGACGTGGATGGGGGTTTGAATGCCTGA
- the zapB gene encoding septal ring assembly protein ZapB produces the protein MTMSLEVFEKLEAKVQQAIDTITLLQMEIEELKEKNNSLAQDVQSAQHQREELERENSSLREQQNGWQDRLQALLGRMEEV, from the coding sequence ATGACCATGTCATTAGAAGTGTTTGAGAAACTGGAAGCAAAAGTACAGCAGGCGATTGATACCATCACGCTGCTACAGATGGAAATTGAAGAGCTGAAAGAAAAGAACAACAGCCTGGCGCAAGATGTTCAGTCTGCACAGCACCAGCGTGAAGAACTGGAGCGCGAGAACAGCAGTCTGAGAGAACAGCAGAACGGCTGGCAGGATCGTCTGCAGGCTCTTTTAGGGCGTATGGAAGAAGTCTAA